The DNA window CATTTGCATGCtataattttcaaaaacacagaaattaaacaaaaattcgGCTTCAAGGAAGGACCATATAGAATATATACTAGCAAACTATTCTTACTTTTCCTTGTAGTGCAGTCATTGTCCGGATGACATTTACTCCACAATTTTGTGCCAAAGTACGTGGAATAGCTTCAAAAGCAATGGCAGCCGCTTCATATGGCCACTGTTAGTCAACAAGAATTAAAAAAAGTGAGAACCAGAGTAAACTGCTGCTCAACCCACCAAGAATGAAGAAGTACTACTGGTTCACTGAAACAACATTGAAACACACTCACCTTCTCTATGCCTTCAATAGAAGAACTCTTCTGTTTCAAAGCAGCTGACACAGTCATCTCTGTAGCACCACCTCCAGGAACAAGTTTTGGGTTTTTTATTATGTTCCTAGCAACAGACATAGCATCCTGACATGGAAAAGAGTTTCAGGAAGCAGTATGAACAAATATGTTTGAATTTTcgtaaataaataacaaaaatttatACCTGTAGGTTTCTTTCAACCTCATTTAAGAGATCCTTACTGGCACCTCGTAATAATACAGTACAAGCTTTGGGTTCTCTGCAATCAACAATAAAAGCAAAGTACTCGTCTCCAATTTTCTTAACTTCAAATAATCCTGCACCAGTACCAACGTCAGACTCCTGCAATTCATCTGGTCTGTTGACAATAACAGCACCGCTTGCTTTGGCAATTCGATTATTATCTGTTTTCCTCAGTCTTCTGATTGCACTCACTCCATGCTTGCTCAGATAATGGCATGCCAAATCACTGAGACCCTTCTCCGTTACTACCAAATCTGGTTTGAACTTCAATATCTGCATGCAGAGCTCCTCGATGTATTCTTCCTCCAACTTCAATAACAGACTCCAATCTTCTTCTTTAAGCAGTTCAGCATTTGTTTGGTTTTCACCCTTTTTATACTCTAGAGGACAGTCAAGGAGAATGATACGGGGGTTAACAATTTTTCTCCTCATCTTGCCAGGGGAAACCACATCTTTGTTTATCATAACTCCCTTGAGAACTCTCGAATCCTCCAGTTCAGCGCCTGGGACCTTCTCAACCttgatataatttttaatatctaCATCTCTTAAACCTTGGCCAATATCAACACCCACTGTTGTAGTAGCATCAATAGCTAAATCCTGGAGTATAGTCAGAGTAGAACATTTAGAACACAATTCAATAGATCTAGAAATGCATGGCAATTGTTTAGGGCTATAATAATTATCTGCACTTGTAGTAGCATAAAATTTTAGTCGTGGTCACTCAAACAGAAACAAATACAACCAACAAACAAGAAAGGAAATAATGAGTTTAGTAAAACACTATCGGCTAGGTTTGCATATAAAGCAATTTAATTGATACAGGATAAAAACATACCAGAGCCATATGTTCTTAGATGTGTTGCCTCCCTAACTACACAGGCTTAGCTAACTAAATGGAGATAATTTTCACACTTACATGGCAATAACCATAACATGAATTCTAACCAATTACATTGGATTAATGAAAAAATATCAATTTGTGCTTtcatagaaaattaaaattatttaaagaacACTGTATATGACAGCTTAACTTCCTACACCGCTAAAGCTACCCTCTCCCTTGGTCATATTAAAGTCCTTCAGTGGGCATTTCAAGAATAACCATTTCCAAATTAAACATAGAGctcaaatatttgaaaatataaaagagCAAAGAAGAATATCATTTGGAAATCTAGCCAAGAGAAATATACTCACAGCAATTAAATCCCCAAATTGACTTGTGAATTTGGTGCCAATGCAGCTTTTGACAAGCCCCAGCATTTGACCTCCTGCATTTTAATTCATCAATAGCACTGGAATTATATGTCAAGAAATTCAATGATGCACTCTTCTTACAAATTACTGAAGACTACTAGGAGCTTttgaagcaaaagaatcacaACATTACTACCCAAATCAAACTATTTGGACAATCTATTTTAGGTTTCTCCTCCACACAAAATGGAATACAGAATTGACAGGGTTTAGCTCACTGGAAGTTAGTAAATTACTGGGAGGGTATTGTAAGAAAAGATGACCAATCTTGAAAAGAACAATAAAACTTACGGTCCTGGACATCAATAGGCATTGCAATTTTGTCAATGGCAGCGATAGCATCCTCCAAAGCTTTGTTATATGCTGCAAATACAAAGTTGTATCAGTCATTATACATAATTTTATAATGTACAAAAGAACCACTGGTTAATACTATTACATTACCTCGGCATATAACTGTAGGGTGGTAGTTTTTGTCAATGAATGCTTCAGCAACATGGAGCATCTCACCGGCTGCACAAATATGAAAAGATATtgaaaatgagaaaaataaatcgCAATAAATCAGGGAAAAAATTAATCCTCAATTCAGTACAGATACAACAAATAAACTCTATAGTTTGTTACTCAATAATGCAAAAAAATAGTAAGGCATATGTGGAAAGAAACTGAGTTCAGACCAACTTAGCACCAGAGAGGAGAATCAAAACTACACCAGCTATCGTAGATATGATCTAAAAGAGACATTGAAGAGATTAGCTAACCAACTCATAATTTACCAATTGACGTATGAAAAGATCTCTAATAGAAAGACACGAGACATCAAAATAGTTTAAGATTATGAAGTTTAAGAGTATATGAATGAAAGGAGAAGTATTTTAATCATCTTTATCTTTAAGagcaataaatgaaataaaagtgcAAATTATAGAGGGATTAAACTCGGGAGTAACTAGGTCACTTTAGAAGAGAGTGAGTGAACACGGTAAGAAAATAAACTAACATCACCAAAAATCCATTTCGAAGCGATAACTTCTTACGAAGATAAATTGGAGTACAGACAACACTTAAAGTTGAGGATGAGCAAGAAAAGCAATAGACCCAACAAAAGTGATATTAATAATCTTACTTAGGGAGTCGGGAGAAGAGATGGACGAAAAGTTTCAAATAATGGAGACACAAGTAAAAATAACATAGTATATAATATGCAAGTTTAGTGATACAAATGAATTCTATTGTACAAGCAGCAAAAGTTTGAAAGCATACAGCTATTCAACTATTAATAAAGATTTAGAGGAAAATTGTCTTATCTTAAATCTAATGCAAGACAGGACTTTATAGCATTGATTAATTAGTCTAGTCCCCGTCTAATAATGGAAAAATTGTTGGTTGtgttttctattattatttttgctATGTGAACGAACGAATCATTCCAATCTTGCAACAAAAAGGAATTTCAGAATAAGCCCAATTATATATAATACATGATAACCAATTATTAAATATGTATCAAATATAATGATACATGCCCTCATAAATATGAATGCAAATAACATACCGAGGATGATGACAGATGTGGTTCCATCTCCTACTTCTTCGTCTTGGGTGCGACTTAATTCAATCATTGACTGTACTCATCCAAATAAGCCAACAATTTCAGAAAGTGTAAAACAAAAGAAACTAAGCCTATAAACTCGATGCAAACCAGAAAGTTGGTTATTCACAAGACGTGGTCAAGAATGCACTGTATGGCAACCTCAATGAAATGAAGCATGAGAGACAAGTACCTTAGCCGCTGGGTGAGCAATATCCAATTCACGTAAGATAGCATTTCCATCATTTGTCACCACAATTCCTGTTATAGTTTATAAGGGGGAAAATAGGTGTTTGAGTACTTCGAAACACAAGACATAAAACTAAACAtttatcataaatactatttgtcGTCTGCAAATGACTACTGCAAACGGCATGATTGACAATAGTCCTTAACAAGCTAAAAGTTGATTTAAGAAATGAAAACACTAACCTCCAGAAGCATCAAGAAGCATCTTTAGCATGGACCTGGGTCCCAAGGTTGTACGAATTATATCAGCAACAGCCTACATTCATCAGCACCCACGTTAAATTAGAAACAATAAATGTATATTAAGAAACAATAGCAAGCACTAAGTTTTGGGAAGTAATCATCAGTAAAAGGTTCACCTTTGATGCCTGAATATTAGCATGATGCACCTTAGCTCCAGACTCACGTTTCAAAGAGTCCTCTGCACAATTACAACATGGATTTAATGAGTCACtccatattaaaaaaatatgctTAAATGTACATAAGAAAGCGAATATTAAGAATCATCGAGTTTAAAAAGTGAGAATATTAAGAGACTGTATATTCTTCAACAACATTCTCAATTATAGATTTTCCTTTTTCACCGTGACATGGAGAAAATAGAAGCTAACTAGAGAGAATACATTTTCAAAAACACTGAAAACAGTGAAATTTTTCAGAAAGGTAACCTAAAAAATCAAAAGTAAAATCACATTCAAAACTGCCATATGACCTTCTCTAATATGAGAATAGTAACATGAAACAccaaaaataaaatcatgttcAAAACTTCCATACCACTTCTCTAATGTGAGAATGGTAACATGAAACACCAAAAGTAAACAGCCCTTaagaaatcaaatgaaaattGTGAAAAGTAATCTGCCCTCGACAATTAtaatattgatatttatttatttaataagagttttttataattaaagaaaCTCAAACTAAACAtgaaaccaattcaaatcaatcaaaagcgAACAAAAACACTTAAATAGGTCAAACAGAGAAACAAAATTCCAAACGCAGAGAGAGAACTTACTGAGAACCAGAACTGAAGACTGcatgatttctaggtttaaaAATCTCCCGagatttttccaaaacaaaaaccAAATCCAGCAGCAGAGGAAATTTAAGCTTCACTGCACATTTTACAAATTTCACAAAACACAATCAACTATAAATCCATATTCAAACTCAAAACACCGCAACAGTATAGCTTCCATTAACAAAACACGCCAGATTCAAGCATTCTTTCAAGCATTTCTTCAAGCATAACAAAGGCACGAAACGAACAGATTTCGATAATGAATGAAAAGTAAAACCCTAAATCACAATACAAAGGTGGTGATGTGGTGAACGAAACCGGATCGGAAGGAAAGACGGAAGTTACCTGAAGTCGGGAAGGGAGTGTTGGGAGCGGCGGCGGAAGGAGCGTTAgggcaaaaaaaaagaagaagatcgGTTATGGAGAAATGAGTGTAGTGTTAAGAATGAGACTACACGCTCGCTCAGGTTTTCCGCCAAAATGAACTAGTAGAAGTAGAAAACCCTGGAACACTACtatacttttattatttttatttatttatttattgagtaAATAAACTTTTCATTTACTTAAATATATAGTGAAAATAACTCAATGCAAACCATAATAATTTTAGGGAATTCTTTAATGAATCTTATGCATTATTACATTATTAACATCAACAAATCTctctgaaaatataataatgtcttcaaatttcggaaatgcattactgaaaatattaaaatttgatattttttaaattaaattttaattcaatGAAAAAATATTATAGAGATACAGCTTCATATACGTTACGTAGATGTATTTCTGGACGAACTAAAATTCAATGCATTTTTTAATGAGGCCCTAACTCGACGACAAAAAAATTACGGAGATGCATTTTTGTATGCTTTATGTAGATGTATCTCCGGTGGACTTGGATCCTCTCATGCTCTTTCTCTCATGTTTCTATCATGTTCCGATCTCAACCATTGATTCAAGTttctctctcttttatttgtaCTATTGTTTTTACTTGGTGTGAtatttaaccattagattaagaAAAGGAGAGAAGGCATGACCAAAAGAGCATGAGAGGATCCAAATCCATCTTCGGTTGCATTTTGTTGTAAAACGTGTCAGAGTCATTGACCTTCctcacttctaaaaaacacattttctcaaactctctcaaattACATTCAAGCAACATCAAGCAACTTCAATTAACCAACATCAACCAACTGCAAGCAACAATTAGTAAGTTGCTGATTTTTGTGAACTTTATTGAGTTTTGTAAAATGTGTAAAAGTTGAATTTTAGGTTATGAAATAGATAGATTTAACATGTTTGATAGCTTATGCTTAATGAGAAACGAGTTAGATAGGTAGTTTTTACGATCAATgcattatttttaatgatttaggGGTCTGCATTCTGCCATTGATGATGATGAGAGTTATAGataattccatagatgcatcttcgaaatttCGCAACGTTGGAAACCCAAAAACCAGAATTTTGCCTTTTTTGGTTTAAACTCATAGTGTAATGTTTGTGGTGTGGTTTATTTACAGGAAATATGGTTGATAGACAAGACCGATTGAGATATGGCAGGATGGCACAACATGCATTTGTTCAAACGAAAAAGAGTCAACCATTACGTGCTCTTATTACCTCTAGCCTGGTTGATGCAAATGCTTTAGTTTTTGGAGCTCATGTATCTTCGCCTTCATCTTTCTCTTCCCATAGGAGATAAGTGTCCCTTCCTCATGCATCCCTGCATTCATCTTTCCATAGACGACAAAGTTCACCTATTCAGGAACCCCGAGACATTAGAGGTACCCGAGTCACACAAGAGCCACAAGAGGTGTAACGcctcaaatattttaattttatttttattcgatATGTTGTGAATTATTTGATGAAATGGTGATGTAATTGTGAATTATTAGTAATTATGCTATTTTAGtatatagttaaataataataataatagaatatagaATGATTACTTAGTTGGGCCAAAAAAGATGTGTTAGCATGAAAATTAGTGGGGGggtgttaagcccattagtgtaGAAGAATTAGTGAAAGGTTA is part of the Vicia villosa cultivar HV-30 ecotype Madison, WI linkage group LG2, Vvil1.0, whole genome shotgun sequence genome and encodes:
- the LOC131653260 gene encoding T-complex protein 1 subunit gamma: MQSSVLVLKDSLKRESGAKVHHANIQASKAVADIIRTTLGPRSMLKMLLDASGGIVVTNDGNAILRELDIAHPAAKSMIELSRTQDEEVGDGTTSVIILAGEMLHVAEAFIDKNYHPTVICRAYNKALEDAIAAIDKIAMPIDVQDRGQMLGLVKSCIGTKFTSQFGDLIADLAIDATTTVGVDIGQGLRDVDIKNYIKVEKVPGAELEDSRVLKGVMINKDVVSPGKMRRKIVNPRIILLDCPLEYKKGENQTNAELLKEEDWSLLLKLEEEYIEELCMQILKFKPDLVVTEKGLSDLACHYLSKHGVSAIRRLRKTDNNRIAKASGAVIVNRPDELQESDVGTGAGLFEVKKIGDEYFAFIVDCREPKACTVLLRGASKDLLNEVERNLQDAMSVARNIIKNPKLVPGGGATEMTVSAALKQKSSSIEGIEKWPYEAAAIAFEAIPRTLAQNCGVNVIRTMTALQGKHANGENAWIGIDGNTGAIADMKERKIWDAYNVKAQTFKTAIEAACMLLRIDDIVSGIKKTQAPGAGPSKPKIETEGDADGEQILPD